Proteins found in one Pirellulales bacterium genomic segment:
- a CDS encoding Rrf2 family transcriptional regulator: protein MKLTRSVSYAVGVLLNVAPSGPRQTMTAARISEGCEFPPRFLYRILRRLVDSGLLKGVSGPGGGYQLARPASKITLLQIVEAVEGEQKGSRLPPVCKGHAPAMRLVNAVCASAAKRFSDELSQVTLAKLSSANRSAKKKGSSAAAAKQKPKTARAGKKSRS, encoded by the coding sequence ATGAAACTTACCCGCTCGGTAAGTTATGCCGTGGGCGTGTTGCTCAATGTCGCGCCGTCGGGCCCGCGCCAAACGATGACGGCGGCGCGCATCTCAGAGGGTTGTGAGTTTCCGCCGCGATTCTTGTATCGCATCCTGCGGCGACTGGTGGACTCGGGTTTATTGAAAGGAGTCTCTGGTCCGGGGGGCGGCTATCAGTTGGCCCGCCCCGCAAGCAAGATCACGCTCTTGCAAATCGTGGAAGCGGTGGAAGGCGAGCAGAAGGGGAGTCGATTGCCGCCGGTTTGCAAAGGGCATGCGCCGGCCATGCGACTGGTCAATGCGGTTTGCGCAAGCGCGGCCAAACGATTTAGCGATGAGCTGTCCCAGGTCACGTTGGCCAAACTATCGAGCGCGAATCGAAGTGCCAAGAAAAAGGGGTCGTCGGCCGCCGCAGCCAAACAAAAACCCAAAACGGCGCGCGCTGGCAAAAAGTCGCGAAGCTGA
- a CDS encoding DUF58 domain-containing protein has translation MPASKRFLHPEAIARIARLELRARHIVEGFLSGMHRSPYFGQSVEFAQHREYTPGDDLRHVDWKVWGRQDRLYVKQFEEETNLRATLLVDASQSMRYGTGALNKYDYACTLAVSLAFLAILQQDAVGCVSFDEQVRAKVPLAAKRNHLQSIIQSLDVHRPANKTSLGPILAEVAESYPKRGMMILISDLLTDRDSLFKGLRMLRQRGHDVMLLHVMDDDELDFPFNGPTRFEGLESTDFLNCNPRALREGYLEALSRFLDDVRRRAAQHTVDYALLRTSQPLDAALATYLSNRLGMHHRN, from the coding sequence ATGCCCGCTTCCAAAAGATTTTTGCATCCTGAGGCGATTGCCCGGATTGCGCGACTGGAACTGCGCGCGCGGCATATCGTCGAAGGCTTTTTATCGGGAATGCACCGCAGCCCCTACTTTGGGCAGTCGGTGGAGTTTGCGCAGCACCGCGAGTACACGCCGGGCGACGACTTGCGCCATGTCGATTGGAAGGTGTGGGGGCGGCAAGACCGGCTCTATGTCAAGCAATTCGAGGAAGAGACCAACTTGCGCGCGACGCTGTTGGTCGACGCCTCGCAAAGCATGCGCTACGGAACCGGCGCGCTCAACAAATACGACTACGCCTGCACACTGGCCGTGAGCCTCGCTTTTTTGGCGATCTTGCAGCAAGACGCCGTGGGTTGCGTGTCGTTCGACGAGCAGGTGCGCGCTAAAGTGCCGCTGGCGGCCAAACGCAATCATTTGCAATCGATCATCCAATCGCTCGACGTGCATCGGCCGGCCAATAAGACGTCGCTCGGGCCAATATTGGCGGAGGTGGCCGAAAGCTACCCCAAGCGCGGCATGATGATTTTAATTTCCGACCTGCTCACGGATCGCGACAGCCTGTTCAAGGGCCTGCGCATGCTGCGCCAGCGTGGGCACGACGTCATGCTGCTGCACGTCATGGATGACGACGAATTGGACTTTCCCTTCAACGGTCCGACGCGCTTCGAAGGCTTGGAGTCGACCGACTTTTTGAATTGCAATCCACGGGCGCTGCGCGAAGGCTACCTGGAGGCGCTGTCGCGGTTCTTGGACGACGTGCGCCGCCGCGCGGCGCAGCACACCGTCGATTACGCGCTGCTGCGGACCAGCCAGCCGCTCGACGCGGCACTGGCGACTTATTTGAGCAACCGATTGGGCATGCATCACAGGAATTGA
- a CDS encoding HU family DNA-binding protein: MAKAPAKKPSAKAPSKSEVLNNIAEATGLAKKEVSAVLDALTSEIEKALGKKGNGVFQIPGLVKITKQQVAARPAQKNVPNPFKPGELMDRPAKAAYSKVKVRALKNLKGMV, translated from the coding sequence ATGGCGAAGGCCCCAGCGAAGAAACCGAGCGCCAAGGCGCCGTCGAAGAGTGAGGTTCTCAACAACATTGCCGAGGCCACTGGCTTGGCCAAGAAGGAAGTTAGCGCCGTCCTCGACGCGCTAACCAGCGAAATCGAAAAGGCTCTCGGCAAAAAAGGGAATGGCGTGTTCCAGATTCCTGGCCTGGTGAAAATCACCAAGCAACAGGTTGCGGCCCGCCCTGCCCAAAAGAACGTGCCCAATCCGTTCAAGCCAGGGGAGTTGATGGACCGCCCGGCCAAGGCCGCGTACAGCAAGGTCAAGGTCCGCGCCCTCAAGAACCTCAAGGGCATGGTCTGA
- a CDS encoding PQQ-binding-like beta-propeller repeat protein: protein MDLRSVAGRSALLWLSVCCCQAPALCQAEPPPAQAADEAPAKEQPNAPPAQPKNQIRLNVQVQPGRGFVPGRNLQMNVMSAGEGQESVVFAKDRESEQLLKKAQRFLEEKRYSEAVRSLGTLIGAPEDFFYQADSEAALHRSLKAEAQSILARMPREAREVYELQYGAEAEQLLNDALERRDWQALADVSRRFFHTKAGRSATYLLGAYHFDHDRPLAAALCFRRLADSGDTAALEPGLSLQAAAAWARAGMEDAARETLLRAKQRYAGGKVAIGGEEIEWFDADDQALAWLNRQIGDDGHIATTAKDQWTMYRGDPARNAKTHGGSPLLDHEGNTWWIPVAEEPGVEKLVRQLRHTYLDASFTALPALHPLVVNDVVLMRTVTTLLAVDFKSGKRLWNVPVEDEWEEVTDLQGAIAQQGNAAQVVSLVDQRLWDDLTYGCLSSDGEYVFSVEDLNFHLPGAAHLKMVVLPNGRRVPAPAWPRSFNRLAAHDIRTGKLKWELGGPRGEYELEMAGAFFLGPPLPLQDNVYALAELNGEIRLVAIDARTGKVEWAQQLAVVELDVLQDPARRFSGVSPSYADGVLICPTGSGAVVAIDLTTRTLLWGHLYPNQLASQPNGIGRRIGAVMMFAGRPRDEADRWMDSAATIADGRVIVTPLESGEIHCLNLLDGTLAWKQPRGENLYVAGVHDGRVLLVGRSGMQALRLEDGQPAWVEPLRLPGGASPSGRGFLSGDRYYLPVTSAEVLTIDVTTGKLIERSRSRKGEAPGNLVAHQGMILSQSAEALEVFFELETLQQQVAAALEKNPADAEALAQRGALALHHGDTAAAVVDLRKAHQIAQTPRIRNLLVDALFDAIGEDFEKYADAGPELQSLVSTPEEKSRYLRLMAEGMQKKGNARAAFDLYAQLADQPVAEGLEKVSDILRARRDRWAQAGLASMYASLAGADRAAVDQLITDRVAVALATRNADELKRVSRYFGFHPSTERARAELADRLGTAGDWLAAELTWRQVAAGGDAVLSRQATVRLAQLMLQAGRPESAASYARRLSGELADAVCLEGKTGRQWRETLSQDERLQHVDQDIWPRGRIIKERDDRQAATARYFQAELLGGSDIYPQEMTIEMSQDRQTLVGRDGHGRERWKASLAESMMRQNLNPSVLQARAVGNLVMVSLGQQILAIDTLATGPAGMARVLWTQDLSEGLPGIANNVGVHVRQIELQWGQRRNLVSDGFGRPVAVLGELTASYFCFQRARELVVVDPLSGDTLWTRGDVEPASEVFGDDELLFIVPPNAMEAVVLSAIDGHELGRRPVMPVNQRVLAQGRRLISWQLSQGKHVFEMTDLWEQKPIWRREFSFHAKAYQLDQELLGIVDPKGQFTLISLVDGKTLVDCEIEAEPRLSEIYLLGSRERVLLFTNRAWAHGQDGISVQAVPGVLNNPLLNGMAYAFDRKTGQKLWQASIDKQGLTLDQPRELPVLVFASRVYERQAAQGNVNTQPYTSVMCLDKRTGKVAYQEKMAGHIGIFEIDSRPEEQIVELKLLRHSVRMKFTDEPMRPEEEAAAADAAEKPGEPADTLPPQEAGEAAAAEPAEAPPAEAKQEPSPEDQGHLWPRRSAIRVDSLGWIEPLAVERIV from the coding sequence GTGGATCTTCGATCGGTTGCTGGGCGTTCTGCCCTGCTTTGGCTGTCGGTCTGTTGTTGCCAAGCGCCCGCGCTGTGCCAGGCCGAGCCTCCGCCGGCTCAGGCCGCGGATGAAGCGCCCGCCAAAGAACAGCCCAACGCTCCGCCAGCGCAACCAAAGAATCAGATCCGACTCAATGTGCAGGTCCAGCCCGGGCGGGGTTTTGTGCCGGGACGCAACTTGCAAATGAATGTCATGTCGGCCGGCGAGGGACAGGAGTCGGTCGTGTTCGCCAAGGATCGCGAGTCGGAGCAACTACTCAAGAAGGCGCAGCGCTTTCTGGAAGAGAAGCGCTACAGCGAGGCGGTCCGCTCCTTGGGGACGCTGATCGGCGCGCCGGAAGACTTCTTTTATCAGGCCGATAGCGAGGCCGCGCTGCATCGCAGCCTGAAGGCCGAAGCGCAATCGATCCTGGCCCGCATGCCGCGCGAGGCGCGCGAAGTGTACGAGTTGCAATACGGCGCCGAAGCCGAGCAACTGTTGAACGACGCGCTCGAGCGGCGCGACTGGCAAGCGCTGGCCGATGTGTCGCGACGCTTCTTTCACACCAAAGCTGGTCGCAGCGCCACGTATTTGCTCGGCGCGTATCACTTCGATCACGATCGACCGCTCGCCGCCGCGCTCTGCTTTCGCCGGCTTGCCGATTCGGGAGACACCGCCGCGCTGGAACCGGGCCTGTCGCTACAGGCCGCCGCGGCGTGGGCGCGGGCAGGCATGGAGGATGCCGCGCGAGAGACTCTACTGCGCGCGAAGCAAAGATACGCAGGGGGCAAGGTCGCAATCGGCGGCGAAGAGATCGAGTGGTTTGACGCAGACGATCAGGCGCTGGCGTGGCTCAACCGCCAGATCGGCGACGACGGGCACATTGCGACGACCGCCAAGGATCAGTGGACCATGTACCGCGGCGACCCGGCGCGCAACGCCAAGACACACGGCGGCTCGCCTCTGTTGGACCATGAGGGGAACACCTGGTGGATTCCGGTCGCCGAGGAGCCAGGCGTCGAAAAGCTGGTGCGTCAACTGCGGCATACTTATCTCGACGCGAGTTTTACGGCGCTGCCCGCCTTGCATCCCTTGGTGGTGAACGATGTGGTGCTGATGCGCACCGTGACGACGTTGTTAGCAGTTGACTTCAAGAGCGGGAAGCGGCTGTGGAACGTGCCGGTGGAAGACGAGTGGGAAGAAGTGACCGACTTGCAAGGCGCCATCGCGCAGCAGGGGAACGCGGCGCAAGTGGTGTCGCTAGTTGATCAACGGTTGTGGGACGATCTGACCTATGGATGCTTGTCGAGCGACGGCGAGTATGTCTTCAGCGTCGAGGACTTGAATTTTCATCTGCCCGGCGCCGCGCACTTGAAAATGGTGGTGCTGCCCAATGGTAGGCGGGTGCCGGCGCCGGCCTGGCCACGGAGCTTCAATCGATTGGCGGCTCACGATATTCGCACCGGCAAGTTGAAATGGGAGCTGGGGGGCCCGCGCGGGGAATACGAACTGGAGATGGCGGGCGCGTTCTTTTTGGGTCCGCCATTGCCGTTGCAGGACAACGTGTACGCACTGGCTGAGCTGAACGGCGAAATTCGGCTGGTCGCGATCGACGCGCGCACCGGCAAAGTCGAATGGGCGCAGCAGTTGGCGGTGGTGGAACTTGATGTGCTGCAAGATCCCGCGCGGCGGTTTAGCGGCGTCTCTCCGTCGTACGCCGATGGCGTGTTGATTTGCCCCACCGGTTCGGGCGCCGTGGTGGCAATTGACCTGACGACGCGGACCCTGCTGTGGGGGCATCTGTATCCGAACCAACTGGCCAGCCAACCCAACGGAATCGGGCGCAGGATTGGCGCGGTGATGATGTTTGCCGGCAGGCCGCGCGACGAGGCGGATCGCTGGATGGACAGCGCCGCCACCATCGCCGACGGACGTGTGATTGTCACGCCGCTAGAGTCGGGAGAAATCCATTGCCTGAACCTCTTGGATGGGACATTGGCCTGGAAGCAGCCGCGCGGAGAGAACTTGTATGTGGCGGGCGTACATGACGGGCGCGTGTTGTTGGTCGGACGGAGCGGCATGCAAGCGCTGCGTTTGGAAGATGGCCAACCTGCGTGGGTTGAGCCGCTGCGGTTGCCCGGCGGCGCCAGTCCCAGCGGGCGCGGTTTCCTGTCGGGAGATCGGTATTATTTGCCGGTCACCAGCGCCGAAGTGCTCACGATCGACGTAACCACCGGCAAATTGATTGAGCGGTCGCGGTCGCGCAAGGGAGAAGCGCCCGGCAACCTGGTCGCCCATCAAGGGATGATCTTGTCGCAATCCGCGGAGGCATTGGAAGTCTTCTTTGAATTGGAGACGCTGCAGCAGCAAGTGGCCGCGGCGCTGGAGAAGAATCCGGCCGATGCCGAGGCTTTGGCGCAGCGCGGGGCGTTGGCGCTGCATCATGGCGACACGGCCGCCGCGGTGGTCGATCTGCGCAAGGCCCACCAGATAGCGCAGACGCCGCGCATTCGCAATCTATTGGTCGACGCGCTGTTTGACGCGATTGGCGAAGACTTTGAAAAGTACGCCGATGCCGGCCCCGAACTTCAATCGCTGGTCAGCACGCCGGAGGAGAAGAGCCGCTACTTGCGCTTGATGGCCGAGGGGATGCAGAAGAAGGGCAATGCGCGCGCGGCATTTGACCTCTATGCCCAATTGGCCGATCAGCCCGTGGCCGAGGGGTTGGAAAAGGTGAGCGACATCTTGCGCGCGCGGCGCGATCGCTGGGCGCAGGCCGGATTGGCGTCGATGTACGCTTCGCTGGCCGGCGCCGATCGGGCGGCCGTGGATCAACTCATTACGGACCGAGTCGCCGTGGCCTTGGCCACACGCAATGCCGACGAACTGAAACGCGTGTCGCGCTACTTTGGATTCCACCCCAGCACCGAACGCGCGCGGGCAGAACTGGCCGATCGCTTGGGCACGGCCGGAGATTGGTTGGCGGCGGAACTTACATGGCGACAGGTGGCCGCCGGCGGCGACGCCGTCTTGTCGCGACAAGCGACGGTTCGCCTCGCCCAATTGATGTTGCAGGCGGGGCGTCCTGAATCGGCGGCCAGCTATGCGCGTCGGCTGTCTGGCGAGCTAGCGGATGCGGTATGCCTGGAGGGCAAGACGGGGCGCCAATGGCGAGAGACGCTGTCGCAAGATGAGCGATTGCAGCACGTTGACCAAGACATATGGCCGCGCGGACGGATTATCAAGGAGCGCGATGATCGACAGGCGGCGACCGCACGATATTTCCAAGCGGAGCTGTTGGGAGGCAGCGACATTTATCCGCAGGAAATGACCATCGAAATGTCGCAAGATCGGCAAACCCTGGTGGGCCGCGATGGCCACGGCCGCGAACGCTGGAAGGCGTCGCTTGCCGAGTCGATGATGCGACAGAACTTGAATCCGAGCGTGTTGCAGGCGCGGGCCGTCGGCAATTTGGTGATGGTTTCGCTGGGACAACAGATTTTGGCGATCGACACTTTGGCCACGGGACCGGCCGGCATGGCCCGGGTGTTGTGGACGCAAGACTTATCTGAGGGCTTGCCTGGCATCGCCAACAACGTGGGGGTCCACGTTCGCCAAATTGAGTTGCAATGGGGCCAGCGGCGCAACTTGGTTAGCGATGGCTTTGGTCGACCGGTCGCGGTGTTGGGAGAATTGACCGCGAGCTACTTTTGCTTTCAACGAGCGCGCGAGCTGGTGGTGGTCGATCCGCTCAGCGGCGACACGCTATGGACGCGCGGCGATGTGGAGCCGGCCAGCGAGGTGTTCGGCGACGACGAACTGCTGTTCATTGTGCCGCCCAACGCCATGGAGGCGGTGGTGCTCAGCGCGATCGACGGGCACGAATTGGGGCGCCGGCCGGTGATGCCGGTCAATCAGCGCGTGCTCGCGCAGGGACGGCGGCTCATCAGTTGGCAACTGTCGCAGGGCAAGCACGTGTTCGAGATGACCGATCTGTGGGAGCAAAAGCCGATCTGGCGGCGCGAGTTTTCGTTTCATGCCAAAGCGTATCAGCTCGATCAGGAACTGCTGGGGATCGTCGATCCCAAGGGACAGTTCACGCTCATTTCACTAGTCGATGGCAAGACGCTGGTCGATTGCGAAATCGAGGCCGAGCCGCGGCTGTCCGAGATCTATCTGCTCGGTTCGCGCGAGCGGGTGTTGTTGTTCACCAACCGCGCGTGGGCCCATGGTCAAGATGGCATTTCGGTTCAAGCCGTGCCGGGAGTGCTCAACAATCCGTTGTTGAATGGCATGGCCTACGCGTTCGATCGTAAGACCGGACAGAAGCTGTGGCAGGCGTCCATTGACAAGCAAGGGCTGACGCTCGACCAGCCGCGCGAATTGCCAGTGCTGGTCTTCGCATCGCGTGTCTACGAGCGGCAGGCGGCGCAGGGCAACGTGAACACGCAGCCCTACACTTCGGTCATGTGCCTCGACAAGCGAACCGGCAAGGTGGCGTATCAAGAAAAAATGGCCGGTCATATCGGAATTTTCGAAATTGATTCGCGTCCGGAAGAACAGATCGTTGAACTAAAGCTGCTGCGCCATAGCGTGCGCATGAAGTTCACCGACGAGCCAATGCGGCCCGAGGAGGAAGCGGCCGCGGCAGACGCGGCGGAAAAGCCGGGCGAACCGGCAGATACCCTACCGCCGCAAGAGGCTGGTGAGGCGGCAGCGGCGGAGCCGGCAGAAGCGCCGCCGGCGGAAGCGAAGCAGGAGCCATCGCCCGAGGACCAGGGCCACTTGTGGCCACGGCGAAGCGCAATCAGAGTGGATAGTTTGGGATGGATCGAACCTCTAGCGGTGGAGCGCATTGTTTGA
- a CDS encoding terpene cyclase/mutase family protein, which produces MDRTSSGGAHCLSKFCWLVAMLALVCAGGMRAPICCAADLDPRLERSVSRGLDWLATTQSRLGHWGANNGQYPTAMTALAGMALLAEGSTTTQGKYAENIRRAVDYIVSRSRSNGLIGDPTRDNRYTYGHGFSMLFLSQVLGDEEDLDRRQTLVDVLTRAAQFSGEAQTPAGGWGYVSAKDGGDRDEGSTTITQVQALRGCRNAGIPVPKEVIDKAIGYIKRCTLPDGGVQYSSQGGGARPAITAAAISCLFNAGEYDDEFVPKLMDYCQKNLANINNQGFGHWHYAHYYYSQVLYREGGNTWDDYRDKVVAKLINEQSPDGSWSQGYVGPVYTTATNLVILQLEKAYLPIYQR; this is translated from the coding sequence ATGGATCGAACCTCTAGCGGTGGAGCGCATTGTTTGAGCAAGTTCTGTTGGCTCGTGGCGATGTTGGCGCTTGTTTGTGCCGGCGGCATGCGGGCGCCGATTTGCTGCGCGGCCGATCTTGATCCGCGGTTGGAGCGATCGGTGTCGCGCGGGCTCGATTGGCTGGCGACCACGCAATCGCGCCTTGGCCATTGGGGCGCCAACAATGGACAGTATCCCACCGCCATGACAGCGTTGGCGGGCATGGCCTTGTTGGCCGAAGGCTCGACCACCACGCAAGGCAAGTATGCTGAGAACATTCGTCGAGCGGTCGACTACATCGTTAGCCGCAGCCGATCGAATGGGTTGATCGGCGATCCGACCCGTGACAATCGTTATACGTATGGGCATGGTTTTTCCATGCTGTTCTTGTCGCAGGTATTGGGAGACGAAGAAGACCTTGACCGTCGGCAGACCTTGGTCGATGTGCTCACGCGCGCGGCGCAGTTCAGCGGCGAAGCGCAGACGCCGGCCGGAGGCTGGGGGTATGTCAGCGCCAAAGACGGCGGGGACCGCGACGAAGGCTCGACCACCATCACCCAGGTGCAGGCGCTGCGCGGTTGTCGCAACGCCGGCATCCCGGTGCCGAAGGAGGTGATCGACAAGGCGATTGGCTATATCAAGCGCTGCACGCTGCCGGACGGCGGCGTGCAATACAGTTCGCAGGGGGGCGGCGCGCGACCAGCGATCACGGCAGCGGCCATTTCCTGTCTGTTCAACGCCGGAGAGTACGACGACGAATTTGTGCCGAAGCTGATGGATTACTGCCAGAAAAATTTGGCGAACATCAACAATCAAGGTTTTGGCCACTGGCATTACGCGCACTACTACTATTCGCAGGTGTTGTACCGCGAGGGGGGAAACACCTGGGATGACTACCGCGATAAAGTCGTCGCGAAGTTGATCAACGAACAATCGCCCGATGGCTCCTGGTCGCAAGGCTACGTGGGGCCGGTTTACACCACGGCGACCAATCTGGTGATCTTGCAACTCGAAAAGGCCTATCTGCCGATCTATCAACGCTGA
- a CDS encoding BatA domain-containing protein → MPAFVHPALLWGLGLLAAPILIHLINLWRHRRVEWAAMEFLLESQRKNRRWVVLRQLLLLAARMAILAALVLTLAQPILANRWGSIVGGARTHHVVLLDDSYSMSDRWAEASAFDRGRAAIERILEHANAAGGGQVLTLLRYSRAGGARAAAAPDVTAALINAALREELAVKLKALAPSETASGPQAALAAAEKLIDRARGEQVVLYLVSDFRANQWRQPQALRESLAAWNARGAQVRLVRCVDKEHENLAVTALAPQRGMLAAGVPFFMEATVKNHGRESAREVTLSLQEDGANRPAVVIDEIPAGQSAQRRFLVNFPTAGEHVVRASLASDSVLADNQRAAVVNVPVGSPVLIVDGDPEASGARFLALALSPGGAIRTGVDAKVEAPRYLVDHPLDSFKTIFLTNVAQLDEAGVAALESFVRGGGGLGIFLGEASDSTSVNERLYRDGQGLMPLAVTSPTQLFADTVEKRPDLEVTDHPMFRVFAGERNSFLSAVSVERYFTVAKDAEQKAGSKARVIARLRNGAPLVIEQKFGAGRVVAMLTTAAPTWNNWGRNPSFVVAMLELQSYLAALDERKPARLVGSPIALEFDGTRFQPRMQFVIPGEESETINHDARRVDGKLLAELADPAQGGIYEARLTTTDGRMESRRFVVDVDPEEGDLAIVEPADLQRALTGLRMTLERADDVHAASADLAGLQLSDSLLLALLALLLGEQALAYRNSYHAARSGGRG, encoded by the coding sequence ATGCCCGCTTTCGTACATCCCGCGCTGCTCTGGGGGCTAGGGCTCCTGGCGGCGCCCATCCTGATCCACCTGATCAACCTCTGGCGACATCGCCGGGTGGAGTGGGCGGCGATGGAGTTTTTGCTGGAGAGCCAGCGCAAGAATCGCCGTTGGGTGGTTTTGCGGCAGTTGTTGCTGTTGGCCGCGCGGATGGCGATTCTGGCCGCCTTGGTGTTAACACTGGCACAGCCGATCTTGGCCAATCGCTGGGGTTCCATCGTCGGGGGCGCGCGAACGCATCATGTTGTCCTATTGGACGACAGTTATTCGATGAGCGATCGTTGGGCCGAGGCGAGCGCATTCGATCGCGGACGCGCGGCGATCGAGCGCATTCTCGAACACGCCAACGCGGCGGGGGGCGGTCAGGTATTGACCTTGCTGCGTTACTCGCGAGCCGGCGGAGCGCGCGCCGCCGCGGCGCCCGATGTGACCGCCGCCCTCATCAACGCGGCGCTGCGCGAGGAATTGGCTGTCAAACTCAAGGCGCTGGCGCCTTCAGAAACTGCAAGCGGCCCGCAAGCTGCCCTGGCGGCCGCCGAGAAGTTGATCGACCGCGCGCGCGGCGAGCAGGTGGTGTTGTATCTGGTTTCGGATTTCCGCGCGAACCAGTGGCGACAGCCGCAGGCGCTGCGCGAGTCGTTGGCGGCGTGGAACGCCCGGGGCGCGCAGGTGCGGCTGGTGCGCTGCGTTGACAAGGAACATGAAAACTTGGCGGTGACCGCGCTGGCGCCGCAGCGCGGCATGTTGGCGGCCGGCGTGCCGTTCTTCATGGAAGCCACCGTGAAGAATCATGGCCGCGAGTCTGCCCGCGAAGTGACGCTCTCATTGCAAGAAGATGGCGCCAATCGCCCCGCCGTGGTGATCGACGAGATACCAGCCGGGCAAAGCGCCCAGCGGCGTTTTTTGGTGAACTTTCCCACCGCGGGCGAGCATGTGGTGCGGGCTTCGTTGGCGTCCGACAGCGTGCTGGCAGACAATCAGCGAGCGGCGGTGGTCAACGTGCCAGTGGGGTCGCCGGTCTTGATCGTGGATGGCGATCCAGAGGCCAGCGGCGCGCGGTTCTTGGCGCTGGCTCTGTCGCCGGGCGGGGCGATTCGCACCGGGGTCGACGCCAAGGTGGAAGCGCCGCGCTATCTGGTCGATCATCCGCTCGATAGTTTCAAAACGATCTTTCTCACCAATGTCGCGCAACTTGACGAGGCAGGAGTGGCCGCGCTAGAGTCGTTTGTGCGCGGCGGCGGAGGTTTGGGCATCTTCTTGGGCGAAGCCTCCGATTCGACGAGCGTGAACGAGCGACTCTATCGCGACGGCCAAGGGTTGATGCCGCTCGCGGTGACCTCGCCCACGCAATTGTTCGCCGACACCGTGGAGAAGCGGCCCGATCTGGAAGTGACCGATCACCCGATGTTTCGGGTGTTCGCCGGCGAGCGGAACAGCTTTTTGAGCGCTGTTTCCGTGGAACGCTATTTCACGGTGGCGAAGGACGCGGAGCAAAAAGCGGGGAGCAAGGCGCGGGTCATCGCGCGGCTGCGTAACGGAGCGCCGCTGGTGATCGAGCAGAAATTTGGCGCGGGGCGGGTGGTGGCCATGCTCACCACCGCGGCGCCCACCTGGAACAACTGGGGGCGCAATCCCAGCTTTGTCGTGGCGATGCTGGAGTTGCAATCGTATTTGGCCGCGCTCGACGAGCGCAAGCCGGCGCGTCTGGTTGGTAGTCCCATTGCGCTGGAGTTTGACGGGACGCGTTTTCAGCCGCGCATGCAGTTTGTAATTCCGGGGGAGGAAAGCGAGACCATCAATCACGACGCGCGGCGCGTGGATGGCAAGCTGCTGGCGGAGTTGGCAGACCCGGCGCAAGGCGGCATTTACGAGGCGCGCTTGACCACCACCGACGGGCGGATGGAGAGCCGCCGGTTTGTCGTGGATGTCGATCCGGAAGAAGGCGATTTGGCGATCGTCGAGCCGGCCGATTTGCAGCGCGCCTTAACGGGACTGCGCATGACCCTGGAGCGGGCCGACGACGTGCATGCCGCCAGCGCCGATCTGGCGGGTTTGCAACTGAGCGACAGTCTGCTCTTGGCGCTGCTCGCGCTACTATTGGGCGAGCAGGCGCTAGCGTATCGCAACAGCTACCACGCGGCGCGATCCGGGGGGCGCGGATGA
- a CDS encoding MoxR family ATPase has product MTETHHTASATSIDRLLQAREQITQQLTQVIVGQDSVIEELLISLFSRGHCLLEGVPGLAKTLMISTLARTLNLSFSRIQFTPDLMPADITGTEVIEENRTTGGRDFRFREGPLFANVILADEINRTPPKTQAALLEAMQERQVTVGRQRHGLADPFFVLATQNPIEQEGTYLLPEAQQDRFMFKVFVRYPTFEEEFEVARRTTSIMADEIRPVLTAEEILQLQRMVREVPIADHLIRYTLSLVRQTRRGESGVPDFVDEQVSWGAGPRAVQFLILGAKARALLNGRAHVAAADIQALAKPVLRHRLVLNFAAESEGITADDVVDRLVSITPDKEDELTRDARFQKIFAS; this is encoded by the coding sequence ATGACTGAAACGCATCACACCGCGAGCGCGACCAGCATCGACCGCTTGCTGCAGGCGCGCGAACAGATCACCCAGCAACTGACGCAGGTGATCGTGGGGCAAGACTCCGTGATCGAAGAACTGCTGATCTCGCTCTTCAGTCGCGGACACTGCCTGCTGGAGGGTGTGCCCGGCCTTGCCAAGACCTTGATGATCAGCACGCTGGCGCGGACTTTGAACTTGTCGTTCAGCCGCATTCAGTTCACTCCCGACTTGATGCCGGCCGACATTACCGGCACCGAAGTGATCGAGGAGAACCGCACGACCGGCGGGCGCGACTTTCGCTTTCGTGAAGGGCCGTTGTTCGCCAATGTGATTCTGGCGGACGAAATCAATCGCACTCCCCCCAAGACGCAGGCCGCGCTGTTGGAGGCCATGCAGGAGCGCCAGGTGACGGTGGGGCGCCAGCGTCACGGGTTGGCCGATCCGTTCTTCGTGCTGGCGACGCAAAACCCCATCGAGCAAGAAGGAACCTATCTGCTGCCCGAGGCGCAGCAGGACCGCTTCATGTTCAAGGTGTTCGTGCGTTACCCCACGTTCGAGGAGGAATTCGAGGTCGCGCGGCGCACCACGTCGATCATGGCCGATGAGATTCGGCCCGTGCTGACAGCCGAGGAGATTTTGCAATTGCAGCGGATGGTGCGCGAGGTGCCGATCGCCGATCACTTGATCCGCTATACGCTGTCGCTGGTGCGGCAAACGCGGCGCGGCGAGTCGGGCGTGCCCGACTTCGTCGACGAGCAAGTGAGCTGGGGGGCTGGCCCGCGCGCGGTGCAGTTTTTGATCCTCGGCGCCAAGGCGCGAGCGCTGCTGAACGGCCGCGCGCATGTGGCCGCGGCCGATATTCAAGCGCTCGCCAAACCGGTGCTGCGGCATCGACTAGTGCTGAACTTCGCCGCTGAGAGCGAGGGAATCACCGCCGACGACGTGGTTGATCGGCTGGTTTCGATCACGCCCGACAAAGAAGACGAGCTGACCCGCGATGCCCGCTTCCAAAAGATTTTTGCATCCTGA